TGTTCTAACTCCTATATTTCAATCAAATAATTCTCTGAGTGACATTTCCATCCTGGCCTGAAAACTAGAAAGGATATTCCTCTTCTTCGGGCACTTCTGGTTCACCGCTGCTTTCACTGGCTTCACGTCGTTCACCGAGCACGATCATCTCGTTGGCGACGATCTCCACCGAAGTGTGCTTGTTGCCTTCCTGGTCCTCCCAGTGGCGCGACTGCAAGCGGCCTTCAATATATACCTGCTGGCCCTTGGTGAGATACTGCTTACAGATCTCGGCCAGGTTGCTCCAGGCGACCACGTTGAACCATTCGGTCTCGACGTGTTTTTCACCCTCAGAGGTGTTCCAGGTACGGCTGGTGGCGACGCTGAAGGTGGTCACCGGCCGGCCGGATGGTGTATAGCGCATCTCGGGCTCACGCCCAAGATTGCCAATGATCATTACTTTGTTAAGCCCTCTGCTCATATAAGACCTCGGGTAAACAACTAATCAACACTGATCAATAAAAAGCGCAGC
This Anaerolineales bacterium DNA region includes the following protein-coding sequences:
- a CDS encoding single-stranded DNA-binding protein, with product MSRGLNKVMIIGNLGREPEMRYTPSGRPVTTFSVATSRTWNTSEGEKHVETEWFNVVAWSNLAEICKQYLTKGQQVYIEGRLQSRHWEDQEGNKHTSVEIVANEMIVLGERREASESSGEPEVPEEEEYPF